Genomic DNA from Paenibacillus sp. KS-LC4:
CGCGGGTTAACGTGCAGACGCTGGGCGGTGGATCAGATCAAACCTTTGGCTCCGTATCTGCAATTCAATATTATTCAGTTGCCTATTTAATCATGTTTTTGCAGTATGGCGGCATGACGGGAGCGGTTGCTTTGCTGCGGCAAAAAAGTGCAGGAACGCTCCAGCGCTTATTTGGCATCCCTACGTCGTTTGGTGCAGTTGTAGCGGGCATCATTAGCGGAGCCGCAATGCTCGGTGTCATGCAGGCCATTATTATCATTGTTGTGACCAAATATGTTTACGGCGTCGATTGGGGAGGGGCTTATTGGGGCATTGCTCTGATCTCACTGCTGACGATTATTGCCGGCTCTGGCCTTGCGCTCACGATTGCATCATTTGCCGCTACCGTCAAAACGATGCAGACGCTGTTCAACACCTTGCTGTTCAGCATGACCTTCTTAAGCGGAGGCATGGTGGCGATGATTCAGAATAAGCTGGGCCTTATCAGCAAGCTGAACATTAATTTCTGGGCGAATGCGGCGCTGCGTGGCTTAATGGATGGCTCAAGCCGAGTTCTTGTTTGGCAAAATATCGGTATTTTGGCCGCGATAGCCGCAGTTCTTGCTATTTTAGCTATTATTCGCTTGCCTAAGGTGGTGAAGCAGCATGCCTAGCCTGCCAATTGCGATGCAGCTCATTCGTCGAACGATGGGAACACGCCGGGGCTTTTTTCTTAATGTACTGCTTCCTGCAATCGCCTTGTCTGTTATTGCTGGCTTGTTCAGCAGCCTGCAATTCGGTAAAGAAGTCATTATAATCAGCAATGCAGATCGAGGAGCTATGGGCGCTTATGTGCTGGATACTGTAAATCAGGACTCGCTTTATGAGGTGAAAATACAGCCGGATTGGGCAGATAAGCAGGTCAGGGAGGCTGTTGCAGCTGGTGATGCGGATGCAGCGATTTTTATTCCAGCCGATTTTACGGAGCGCTTGCTTGCTGGCGAGCAGCCGCAGCCGGTGCTGTACCGCTGGACGGAGCAGCTGTGGAATGCCTCGCTGCTATCGTCCCTAGAGGCTCAGGCAAGCAGCCTAGCCGCTGCCGCTGAATTGCTGCAAGCGGCTGGTGGAGGGGGTGTTCTCGATGCCGGGAAGCTTAGCGAGCTGCTGGAGCAGCAGCAGGCAAGGCCTGCGGTTGCCTTGGAGCATACGCCGATGAAGCTAGGGGTAGTTGCTGCCAATCCGATTATGATTGGAGTGATTTTGCTTTTTCTCATGCTGCTGGTCAGCCAGTCTGTCGGCTTTATTATGGAGGATCGGGAAATAAGGACGATGGCCCGCATGTATACAGCGCCGCTTCGTGCCCTTGATATTGCTTTGGGCAATTACTTGGGCAGCATATTGGTGGGCACCATTCAGCTTGTGCTTGTGCTCTCGCTTACTTATTATGTGTTTGGATATTCGCCGGGCGTTTCCTTTGGTGCGATGCTGTTGGTCTTGGAAGCCTTCATGCTGGCCGCCATTGGCGTGATGACAGCTGTTGCAGGGCTTGTGCGAAATGCCCACCAGCTCAGCCAAATCAATTTGCTCATCGTTACGCCGACCTCGATGATCAGCGGTTGTTTTTTTCCGCTATCCATGATGCCGGAGTTTATGCAGAAGCTGGCCAATTTTATGCCGCAAAAATGGGCGCTGCAAGCGATTGACAAGCTCAGTACAGGAGCGGGACTCAGCGAAATTGCACAGCCTATGCTTATTTTAATGCTGTTCGCTGTTGTCCTGCTGATTTTCGGCGGAGCCGTGCTGCGTCCGAGTCAGAGATAAACAGCTAGCTTGCAGCAGCAAGCATTCAGCTTATCTATAGAATCGTTTAAAATAGTGCATGTACTTGCTTACTGGCGAAGTCCGCTGGTAGAGGAACATGCGCTATTTTTGTGTAGTCGTATGGTGGCTCAACATTCGTGAAAATAAAGGTTATAAAAAATTGAGAGCAGAAAATGAACCTTTTGACTCCTTTAATTGTTTATAGGGTGTACATGGCGAGTGCGAGAGGAGGAAAAGCGGGTTATGACGGAAAGAGAGCTGTTCGAGCAATATAATAGGGACGTGTATAAAACGTGCTACTACATGCTCCGAAATGCAGCGGATGCGGAAGATATATGTCAGGAAGTGTTTGTGACGGCCTTCCGCAAGGAATGGCGGCAGGTTGATCAGCTTAAAGCATGGCTGCTGCGTTTGACAGTTAATTCCTGTCTAAATGCAATCCGCCGCGCCAAAAACGGGCGGCTGAAAGAAAGCTTAAGCGGCTGGCTGATGCGCAGACACCCGGAAACGGTGGAGCAGGTGGTCGAGAAGCGGGAAGCGCATCAAGAATACAGCATGCTCGTGGAGCAGCTGCCGCTAAAATTTCGCACAGTAATAGCGCTGCGCTATATGCAGGAGCAAACACTGCCAGAAATAGCGGACATTCTAGGTATTCCAGTAGGTACGGTGAAGTCGCGGCTGCACAAAGGGTTAAAGCTGATGAAGCAGGCGCTGGAGGCCAAGGATGGAAAATATGAACAAGGAGGCATGCATTATGAAACTATTAGAGAACGAAATGATTCAGCGCTTGAAAAAAGCTGAACCGCCAGCCTATCCTGATTTTGAGGCGATGTGGCAGCGGATTGAGCATATAGGTAAGGAGGATGCTTTCAGCGGAGGGGAGGCGGTCGGGACAGCGGGTTTTCAAGTTAGCAGAGCAAGCTCGCAGCAGGGCAGCGATACGGAAGCGTCGGGGCGCGAAGCGGAAGCGGTGCACCTGTTGAAGAAGCCGCGCAGCCTAAAGCGTGGTCTAGTGATTGCGGCGGCAATTGCTTTAGTCGCGGCGACTCCTGTTTTTGCCTATCAATTAGATTGGGCTCATCTGTTGAATGGCAGAAGCGGTATTCAATCGGCTCTTGCTCAAGGCATGGGACAAAAAATCGAGAAGTCGTCCGTTCAGGACGGCGCGACCTTTACCATTCATACGGCAGTTGTTGATGACAACCGTACGGTTCTTCTTTACAGTCTCGCTCCAGCGGGCGGAGAGGCCGGTTATTTATCCTTTTCAGATATGCGATTGATGGATTCAAAGGGGAAAGCGATTGAAGGCAACTATTCGATGAGAGGCTGGGATGAGGCAAGCCATTCATATCGTGGTTATTTCGAGACGGAATGGACGCCGGAGCAGGTTGTGGAGCAGGTGGATTTTTCAGCGTCGGGGGCAAGCTTTATTTCGAACGCCGTCATCCCAATAGAGCTCGACCTGACTAGCGATGACATACAACGCTTTAATTTGGATCAGGATGGAATCGGCAAGCTGGAGGTTCAGCTTTTCAAGCAAAATGGGGATGAGGTTTTGCTTTCCTCCGCGCTCACCTTTACAGATAAAACAGTAGAGGGCTATGCGTTCCCTGAGTTAACAATCGAAAGCGGGAACAGTCGTGTTAAAACAAGCCGCAGCGGTACATTTGGGAAGCCGGGGCCTAATGGTGAATATACGATGCTGCAATATTTTAAGCAGAGTGATTTGACGAGCAGTCATTTAACCTTCAGCCTTAGCTATGCCCGTGAAGAAGGACGAATTGACGGAGGGTGGAGCATACCGCTTGAGCTAGACAAGCAGCAGATGCTTTCTGGCACGATTAAACATGACGTTCAGGTGCCGATTGATTTGCAGCAACATAGCTTTAAAATTGATCAGATTGTCATTACGCCAACCCAAATCAGGCTTACAACAAGCCATGAGCAAAAATATATGCAGTACCCCTTCCAAAATTATAAGCTAGATGTTGGAGGAACATTGTTAGAAGGTTACCTTTGGAGAGGCAATGAGCCTTATAATAATGCTATACGGTTTGAGCGTCCGCAGGGACTTGTCATTTCGGAGCAGACCCCGATTACGCTCATTCAAAGCTATGAGGTAACAGAGCATACGGATAAGGATGCAGTCATTCACTTGAGCAATATAAAGGAAGAAAAGCAGTACATGACGACGGAAGTGGGCGGCTATCCAGTTAAGTGGACCTATTACCGTAAGGGCTCAGATGTATTCCTGCAAAACGAAAGCGACGACAAAACGTTCGGCGGCGTCAACCAGACGTTCCGCGGAAAAGGGAGAGACAGAGTGCCTAGTGAAATACTAACCGCTAATTTCTCCGGCGACGGCATTAACAGCTCGACAGAGGTTTATCGGAACTACGAGGGAGACAGCCTTGATCTGTCCATCTATTATTACACGACGGATGCACCGGATAAGGAGCTGCGCACACCGCTGCTGCCATAAAAACGATAAGATGCCTCCTAAATAATTCGTAGGGGCGCGTTCAGCGCTTGCTGCAAGCCGCCCAAATGGGGCGGCTTGTATTATTTTTTTACCCAAAATCAGCTTTTGCTTTAAAATTAGTCAATAAACCAAGTTGCCAGAACATATGATGGAGTATAAGATAGAATCAAGAACAAATTGTCAGAACATTTAGTCAAATTTGTGAAAGGTGTTACGACACTGCCTTGAAGGAGGGATTGCCGTGAATAAGAGCCACGAAGTCGAGTATTGCAATTTGGAGCTGCGATTTGAACGGCGGCAAATCCAAAATCTCATCCGCGATCTCATTCAGGAAGGGTACTCCTTGTATTGGAGCGAAACGGAGGTTCAGTTTCTCATCTCGATACGAACAGGCCGCAAGCTTGTAAAGCTTAAGTTTCAGCGGATGAAGGATAGCTACAAGATGGTGGGAGACTATGTAATCCGGGACGAGAGGCTGTCGGAGCTGCTGGAAAAGCTCATTAATGATTCAAGAGGTCATGCCGTGGTCAAGCGAATGAAGGATCGTCAAATCGTCATTGAGAGCATTATGTTCGGTGAGATTATACGACTTGTGGAGGTGTCCGGTATGGAACATCGGATTATTTATCAGAAGAAGCCGCTTGTCACCATGGAAGAGATGATCAAGGCTTTCCAATCCAAACGAGCAGAGGAGCGCGCTCCGGTGCTGCGCTATGAGCTTGATTACGAGCTAGCCGTTCTGCATGAAGCTTTAGGAGCTAAAGATGAGGCGGCGGTTCTTTCGTCAAAAGCAAAGCTTGGCGAGCTGCGGCTGGAAATGCTGCAACTCGAATTGTAAACGTCGTCTATTTCAGAACAATGGTTGTACAAAATAGATCAAGCGGGAGCAGCCATTGCGGTTATTCCCGTTTTTTTTTGCATCTTGCTTAAAATAGTTGTAGAACAGCAGCATTGTTTGTTAGCATGAGGTCGCATTCTGGCGCAATATAAGGTAAACTTTCTAAAGCGGTCAATAAAACTGATGGTGTTTTGGTTATATTTTTAAACCCTACTAGTTTTCTTCTCCGCACAAAAGGAGTAAAATAGAGCTATTGTTGACCCAAATACAATAACAAAGGATGGAAGAACCAGATGTCTAAACAGCAAATCGGTGTAATTGGCTTGGCAGTCATGGGCAAAAACCTAGCCCTTAATATTGAAAGCAGAGGTTTTACGGTGTCGGTATTTAACCGCTCCCGCGAGAAAACGGACGACCTGATTCAGGAAGCAGCAGGCAAAAACCTCGTTGCAACTTATACGGTTGAGGAGTTCGTGCAATCGCTTGAAGTACCGCGCAAAATTCTGATCATGGTACAAGCAGGCGCGGGTACTGATGCTACAATTGACTCCCTGTTGCCGCATCTGGACAAAGGCGACATCATTATTGACGGCGGCAACGCTTATTTCCCTGACACACAGCGCCGTTCCAAAGCGCTTGAAGATAAAGGCATCCGCTTCATCGGCACGGGCGTATCCGGCGGCGAAGAGGGCGCACTGAAGGGCCCTTCCATCATGCCAGGCGGACAAGAGTCGGCTTACAAGCTGGTTGAGCCAATCCTTACAGCTATTTCGGCAAAAGTCGGCGACGACGCTTGCTGCACATACATCGGACCAGACGGCGCAGGCCACTATGTAAAAATGGTGCACAACGGCATCGAGTATGGCGATATGCAGCTGATCTGCGAAGCTTACGACTTGCTCAAAAACGTGCTTGACGTTAGCGTTGAAGAGCTGCACAGCATTTTCAGCGAGTGGAACAAAGGCGAGCTGGACAGCTACCTGATTGAAATTACAACGGACATCTTCTCGAAATACGATGAAGAAACAGGCAAGCCAATGGTAGATGTAATTTTGGACTCCGCTGGTCAAAAAGGTACTGGCAAATGGACAAGCCAAAGCTCGCTTGATTTGGGCGTTCCGCTTTCCATCATTACAGAATCCGTATTTACCCGCTTCCTGTCCGCAATGAAGGAAGAGCGCGTTGCAGCGAGCAAAGTGCTCAGCGGTCCTGCAAAACAACCATTCCAAGGCGACAGAGCGGCATTCATTGAATCCGTACGCAAAGCTTTGTTTGCAAGTAAAATTTGCTCTTATGCGCAAGGTTTTGCTCAAATGCGTGCAGCTTCCGATGAATATAACTGGAACCTGCAATACGGCGAAATCGCGAAAATCTTCCGCGGCGGCTGTATTATCCGTGCTCGCTTCCTGCAAAACATTACAGATGCTTACAACCGTGATGCGGATCTGCGCAACCTGCTGCTTGATCCTTACTTCAAGGAAATCGTTGAATCGTACCAAGGCGCATGGCGTGAAGTGGTATCTGCCGCTGTTGCTAACGGTACGCCAGTTCCTGCATTCGCAAGTGCACTTGCTTACTTCGACAGCTACCGTACAGAGCGTCTTCCAGCGAATCTGCTGCAAGCACAACGCGATTACTTCGGCGCGCATACGTTCAAGCGTCTGGACAAAGAAGGTACTTTCCACTACAACTGGATTCAATCCTAATCCAATTTTAATCGAGCCTTATCAGAGGAGCGAGCGGCATTATTCGTGCGGCTCGCTCCTTTTTGCTGCGATTAAACCGTAGGACGCCTCCTTCAGCCAGCTCCGCAAGCGGTCGGCTTCCTGATCGGAGGCGCGACCACGGTGAATGAGGCTCATGGCGGCCTCGGCAAAGCAATGAAAATTACGCAACAATCGTGGCTGCGACAAACCTGTTAAACCAGGATCCTCGTCGGCCACCTTTTTTTTAATATATTCGAGCATCCAGATGACATCTTCGCGGGATAGCGGATGTGTGGGGTTTAGCATACGGTTAATGCGCAGTTCCGCCTTTTGTGCGGCTGAGTATTCACGATCATTTGTCATGACGGCCACCCTCCTATCGTTCTAATTATTATCAACGATACGGCAAAACGAACTTTTTTATACCCGATTCGCTGCAAAAAATGATATGATGGTTGAAGAAATTAATAGGATACACTAATTTGATGGGGGCACTAGAGAATGAATCAGGAGGCAGGCCGCCACGGCAAAATTGTGCTGGTAGGCTTTATGGGAACAGGGAAATCGACCGTCAGCCGCCTGCTGGCCGAGCAGCTCGGTTATGCAAGATTCGATACCGATGAGGAAATCGAACGCTCGCAGGGCAAGCGGGTCGCGGAGCTGTTTGCGGAAATCGGAGAAGCAGGCTTTCGTGATTTGGAGAGCAGCATGATTCAAGAGCTGCTAAGCCGCGAGGAGCCAGCTATCATTGCGACAGGTGGAGGCGCTGTTTTGCGTGAAGCCAATCGTGATGCAATGCTGAGCGGGAGTCTCGTTGTCGCGCTCAAGGCTAGCGCCGAGCAGATTATTGCGAGGGTGCAGTCCGATTCGTCTAGGCCGCTGCTGCAAGGCGACGTTGCCGCGAATGTGAATCGGATTATGGAGCAGCGCAGGCACGCTTACGATTTTGCGCATCTTGTGCTGGATACGACATCGCTCAATGTGCATGCTGTATGCGCAACTATATTACAAACAAGGGAGACAAAATAAATGACAGATGTTTTAGTTACGCCAACCCCTAAGCTAAGCGGGGAAATTCAAGCGCTTTCCTCAAAAAATTATACAACCCGCTATTTGCTTGTTGCGGCTCTTGCTGAAGGCACGAGCACGATTTATTATCCCGCTCACAGTGAAGACAGCGATGCGATGCGCCGTTGTATTCGCGACTTGGGCGCTGTTGTCGAAGAGGACGAAGAGAAAATCGTTATTACCGGCTTTGGCCGCAATCCAAAGGATGTAAAGGAGCTGGACGTAGGCAATGCAGGAGCCGTTCTTCGCTTTCTGATGGCCATTGTATCGCTTTGCCCAGAGGTAACCTTCGTAAACCGTTACCCAGATTCCCTTGGCAAACGCCCGCACAGTGATTTAATTGATGCACTTGGACAAATTGGCGTACAAGTGACTCATAATGAAGGCAAGCTGCCGATTACCATTAAGGGCGGACAAGCAAAGGGCGGCAAAATTCAAGTGTCAGGCGCTGTTAGCTCGCAATTTTTGAGCGCCTTGCTGTTCCTGACTCCGCTGCTTGCAGAAGACAGCGAGATTGAGGTGCTGAATGATTTGAAATCAAAGGTTGTTGTCGGACAAACACTGGAGGTGCTGGAGCAAGCAGGCATCGTTATTCACGCAAGCGAGGATTTGATGAGCTACCGTATTCCGGGCGGCCAAAGCTATGCAGC
This window encodes:
- a CDS encoding ABC transporter permease; its protein translation is MRTWWITFTYEWIKMSRMHTLLVVLTLLPLLLIYLLGSAFDSVIKPAKVAIYNSDQGAQRASVDAFWQGADVVPYVIPTVFTNEDKVREAVQNGSADYGVVIPADYSDKLAAGEAVSWRTFDGNDGSKNIAANSVIRSYLSQVNMQSAAVKVLGPESLSGLAGSQKEAAARVNVQTLGGGSDQTFGSVSAIQYYSVAYLIMFLQYGGMTGAVALLRQKSAGTLQRLFGIPTSFGAVVAGIISGAAMLGVMQAIIIIVVTKYVYGVDWGGAYWGIALISLLTIIAGSGLALTIASFAATVKTMQTLFNTLLFSMTFLSGGMVAMIQNKLGLISKLNINFWANAALRGLMDGSSRVLVWQNIGILAAIAAVLAILAIIRLPKVVKQHA
- the aroA gene encoding 3-phosphoshikimate 1-carboxyvinyltransferase; the protein is MTDVLVTPTPKLSGEIQALSSKNYTTRYLLVAALAEGTSTIYYPAHSEDSDAMRRCIRDLGAVVEEDEEKIVITGFGRNPKDVKELDVGNAGAVLRFLMAIVSLCPEVTFVNRYPDSLGKRPHSDLIDALGQIGVQVTHNEGKLPITIKGGQAKGGKIQVSGAVSSQFLSALLFLTPLLAEDSEIEVLNDLKSKVVVGQTLEVLEQAGIVIHASEDLMSYRIPGGQSYAAKTYSVQGDYPGSAAILAAAAVTQSDVIVHRLVEKSKQGERAIVDVLKMMEVPLTHHNDIVHVKGNGRLKAVEFDGDQATDAVLAMVAAAVFAEGTSRFYDVENLRYKECDRITDYLNELRKAGANVEERQSEIIVHGRPEGVEGGVEINAHYDHRVIMALTIVGLRSKQPIRIRDAHHVAKSYPIYFDHLKALGANVEWVE
- a CDS encoding RNA polymerase sigma factor produces the protein MTERELFEQYNRDVYKTCYYMLRNAADAEDICQEVFVTAFRKEWRQVDQLKAWLLRLTVNSCLNAIRRAKNGRLKESLSGWLMRRHPETVEQVVEKREAHQEYSMLVEQLPLKFRTVIALRYMQEQTLPEIADILGIPVGTVKSRLHKGLKLMKQALEAKDGKYEQGGMHYETIRERNDSALEKS
- a CDS encoding DUF4179 domain-containing protein, with the translated sequence MKLLENEMIQRLKKAEPPAYPDFEAMWQRIEHIGKEDAFSGGEAVGTAGFQVSRASSQQGSDTEASGREAEAVHLLKKPRSLKRGLVIAAAIALVAATPVFAYQLDWAHLLNGRSGIQSALAQGMGQKIEKSSVQDGATFTIHTAVVDDNRTVLLYSLAPAGGEAGYLSFSDMRLMDSKGKAIEGNYSMRGWDEASHSYRGYFETEWTPEQVVEQVDFSASGASFISNAVIPIELDLTSDDIQRFNLDQDGIGKLEVQLFKQNGDEVLLSSALTFTDKTVEGYAFPELTIESGNSRVKTSRSGTFGKPGPNGEYTMLQYFKQSDLTSSHLTFSLSYAREEGRIDGGWSIPLELDKQQMLSGTIKHDVQVPIDLQQHSFKIDQIVITPTQIRLTTSHEQKYMQYPFQNYKLDVGGTLLEGYLWRGNEPYNNAIRFERPQGLVISEQTPITLIQSYEVTEHTDKDAVIHLSNIKEEKQYMTTEVGGYPVKWTYYRKGSDVFLQNESDDKTFGGVNQTFRGKGRDRVPSEILTANFSGDGINSSTEVYRNYEGDSLDLSIYYYTTDAPDKELRTPLLP
- a CDS encoding shikimate kinase; the encoded protein is MNQEAGRHGKIVLVGFMGTGKSTVSRLLAEQLGYARFDTDEEIERSQGKRVAELFAEIGEAGFRDLESSMIQELLSREEPAIIATGGGAVLREANRDAMLSGSLVVALKASAEQIIARVQSDSSRPLLQGDVAANVNRIMEQRRHAYDFAHLVLDTTSLNVHAVCATILQTRETK
- the gndA gene encoding NADP-dependent phosphogluconate dehydrogenase, which produces MSKQQIGVIGLAVMGKNLALNIESRGFTVSVFNRSREKTDDLIQEAAGKNLVATYTVEEFVQSLEVPRKILIMVQAGAGTDATIDSLLPHLDKGDIIIDGGNAYFPDTQRRSKALEDKGIRFIGTGVSGGEEGALKGPSIMPGGQESAYKLVEPILTAISAKVGDDACCTYIGPDGAGHYVKMVHNGIEYGDMQLICEAYDLLKNVLDVSVEELHSIFSEWNKGELDSYLIEITTDIFSKYDEETGKPMVDVILDSAGQKGTGKWTSQSSLDLGVPLSIITESVFTRFLSAMKEERVAASKVLSGPAKQPFQGDRAAFIESVRKALFASKICSYAQGFAQMRAASDEYNWNLQYGEIAKIFRGGCIIRARFLQNITDAYNRDADLRNLLLDPYFKEIVESYQGAWREVVSAAVANGTPVPAFASALAYFDSYRTERLPANLLQAQRDYFGAHTFKRLDKEGTFHYNWIQS
- a CDS encoding ABC transporter permease, which produces MPSLPIAMQLIRRTMGTRRGFFLNVLLPAIALSVIAGLFSSLQFGKEVIIISNADRGAMGAYVLDTVNQDSLYEVKIQPDWADKQVREAVAAGDADAAIFIPADFTERLLAGEQPQPVLYRWTEQLWNASLLSSLEAQASSLAAAAELLQAAGGGGVLDAGKLSELLEQQQARPAVALEHTPMKLGVVAANPIMIGVILLFLMLLVSQSVGFIMEDREIRTMARMYTAPLRALDIALGNYLGSILVGTIQLVLVLSLTYYVFGYSPGVSFGAMLLVLEAFMLAAIGVMTAVAGLVRNAHQLSQINLLIVTPTSMISGCFFPLSMMPEFMQKLANFMPQKWALQAIDKLSTGAGLSEIAQPMLILMLFAVVLLIFGGAVLRPSQR